A genomic region of Methanothermobacter sp. CaT2 contains the following coding sequences:
- a CDS encoding tetratricopeptide repeat protein — protein MPILSFSSRDIDLVTGKRTMTIRRKWKRPLRVGDRLHCYWNLVSKDREKVFEAVVTDVETVSFRELRENDELAREDGFRDARQLEEEFQRMYQGELTDDTEFQVIRFRKLPVDEWEGKRIDEKAMITRRADILFDSGKFSKSELCYTAALRIDPNDVYILNRLGDNLTRLGRFDEALECYRRAIMIEPENPYIWNNMAITLLNAGRVDEALEASKRALKIKHDPDLLYWRGVMLEVAGNPLEALESYEQSLEIDPRNAEVWTARGNLLSDLGRMEEAIESYNSALELALEDEQDPNVWNRKGNALLELERFDEALECYRRAIEMEPENDVYWTNMGVALLELERFDDALEAFNRALMINPKNEDAGILREECLENL, from the coding sequence TTGCCCATACTCTCATTCAGCAGCAGGGACATTGACCTTGTAACAGGCAAAAGGACCATGACTATAAGGCGCAAGTGGAAGAGACCCCTCAGGGTCGGCGACCGGCTCCACTGCTACTGGAACCTCGTCTCAAAGGACCGTGAAAAGGTCTTCGAAGCGGTGGTGACAGACGTTGAAACCGTGAGTTTCAGGGAACTCAGAGAGAACGATGAGCTGGCCAGGGAGGATGGTTTCAGGGACGCCAGACAGCTCGAAGAGGAATTCCAGAGGATGTACCAGGGTGAACTCACGGATGATACCGAGTTCCAGGTGATAAGGTTCAGAAAACTCCCTGTGGATGAATGGGAAGGTAAAAGAATCGATGAGAAGGCCATGATAACAAGAAGGGCGGACATACTCTTTGATTCAGGTAAATTCAGTAAATCAGAGCTATGTTACACCGCAGCCCTCAGGATAGACCCCAACGACGTCTACATACTCAACAGACTCGGTGACAACCTCACAAGGCTTGGGAGATTCGATGAGGCCCTTGAATGCTACAGGAGGGCCATAATGATAGAACCTGAGAACCCCTACATATGGAATAACATGGCCATAACCCTTCTGAACGCCGGGAGGGTGGATGAGGCCCTTGAGGCTAGTAAAAGGGCTCTGAAAATAAAACACGACCCGGACCTCCTCTACTGGAGGGGTGTGATGCTTGAGGTTGCAGGAAACCCCCTGGAGGCCCTTGAATCCTATGAGCAGTCCCTTGAAATTGACCCCCGGAACGCCGAGGTCTGGACAGCCAGGGGAAACCTGCTATCTGACCTCGGGCGGATGGAAGAAGCCATAGAATCATACAACAGTGCCCTTGAGCTTGCCCTTGAGGATGAACAGGACCCCAATGTCTGGAACCGTAAGGGTAACGCCCTCCTTGAGCTTGAAAGATTCGATGAGGCCCTTGAATGCTACAGGAGAGCCATTGAAATGGAACCAGAGAACGATGTCTACTGGACCAACATGGGGGTTGCCCTCCTTGAGCTTGAAAGATTCGATGATGCCCTTGAGGCCTTCAACAGGGCCCTGATGATAAACCCGAAAAATGAGGATGCCGGGATACTCCGTGAGGAGTGCCTTGAGAACCTCTAA
- a CDS encoding anaerobic ribonucleoside-triphosphate reductase activating protein: MKIGSMAVSTLDYPGKTSLVIFTAGCNFRCPYCHNPELIDGGDEVDLETVLDDVERYSEFVEALVVSGGEPLLQVNALETVLEHARSLGLATKLDTNGSYPEALERLLPHLDYVAIDVKAPLHRYPELAGAGAGGVMRSLEILRDSGVTVECRTTFVPGLMGEEDVEMIADSIECDVYVLQQFRNRAVLDESLRETEPPSPRRLREIAMRVRDRFRMVKIRTEEFGEEEI; the protein is encoded by the coding sequence ATGAAGATTGGTTCAATGGCAGTTTCAACCCTCGACTATCCCGGAAAAACCTCACTCGTTATATTCACTGCCGGCTGCAACTTCAGGTGCCCCTACTGCCACAACCCTGAACTCATAGATGGGGGTGATGAAGTTGACCTCGAAACTGTCCTTGATGATGTGGAGAGGTACTCAGAATTCGTTGAAGCCCTGGTGGTGAGTGGGGGTGAACCCCTCCTCCAGGTCAATGCCCTCGAAACTGTCCTTGAACATGCACGTTCCCTGGGACTTGCAACGAAACTGGATACCAATGGCTCATATCCTGAAGCCCTTGAAAGGCTACTACCCCACCTTGACTATGTTGCAATTGATGTGAAGGCCCCCCTCCACAGGTACCCTGAACTTGCCGGTGCCGGTGCCGGGGGTGTGATGAGGAGCCTTGAGATCCTCAGGGATTCGGGTGTCACAGTGGAGTGCCGCACAACCTTCGTGCCGGGTCTAATGGGGGAAGAGGACGTAGAGATGATTGCAGATTCAATCGAGTGTGATGTCTATGTCCTGCAGCAGTTCAGGAACAGGGCCGTCCTTGATGAGTCACTCAGAGAAACAGAGCCTCCATCACCCCGGAGACTCAGGGAGATTGCAATGAGGGTCAGAGACAGGTTCAGAATGGTTAAAATACGTACAGAGGAATTCGGGGAAGAAGAGATCTAG
- the hisC gene encoding histidinol-phosphate transaminase: MVKIRNKINDIEPYVPGRSIKEIADAYGLKEDEIIKLGSNENPLGPSPAAVEAMERELESVHRYPESALTDLREAIADYAGVGMDQVIVGGDGADEIIDVLGRTFLEPGESFVVPMPSYMYYEYTLQAHDARAVHARWDVNENRLDLESVLDAVDESTRLVFLCTPNNPTGGLIDKKDIRAVLESTDALVVVDEAYTEFAGVDNTDLLPDHENLFILRTFSKVMGLAGMRIGYGLGDPRIIEYMHRVKPVFSLTRLSHAAALATIRDRDYIKKSTEYSIKSREYLYSGLKKLPELRVFRSYANYILIDVRGTGRTAAELSEELLRKGIIVRDCTSFAGLDEYWIRVSVGTLEEDRKFLEVLGELVQ; encoded by the coding sequence ATGGTAAAGATTCGGAATAAGATCAATGATATTGAACCCTATGTACCTGGAAGATCCATAAAGGAAATTGCAGATGCCTATGGTCTGAAAGAGGATGAGATAATTAAACTTGGATCCAATGAGAACCCCCTGGGCCCATCACCCGCCGCGGTGGAGGCCATGGAGCGTGAACTTGAATCGGTTCACAGATACCCCGAGTCAGCCCTGACCGACCTCAGGGAAGCCATAGCAGACTACGCAGGGGTTGGGATGGATCAGGTTATAGTGGGTGGTGATGGTGCCGATGAGATAATCGATGTCCTGGGGAGGACCTTCCTTGAACCGGGGGAGTCCTTCGTCGTGCCCATGCCATCCTACATGTACTATGAGTACACGCTCCAGGCCCATGATGCAAGGGCTGTCCATGCACGGTGGGACGTCAATGAGAACCGCCTCGACCTTGAATCGGTCCTGGATGCTGTTGATGAATCAACCCGCCTCGTCTTTCTCTGCACACCCAACAATCCCACAGGGGGCCTCATAGATAAGAAGGACATCCGGGCTGTTCTGGAGTCAACAGATGCCCTGGTGGTTGTTGATGAGGCCTACACCGAATTCGCAGGTGTGGACAACACTGACCTCCTCCCTGACCATGAAAACCTCTTTATACTGAGGACATTCTCAAAGGTGATGGGACTTGCAGGTATGAGGATAGGTTATGGTCTCGGGGACCCCCGGATAATAGAGTACATGCACCGTGTAAAGCCGGTTTTCAGCCTCACGAGGCTATCCCATGCAGCTGCCCTTGCAACCATCAGGGACAGGGATTACATAAAAAAATCCACCGAGTACTCAATAAAAAGCAGGGAGTACCTCTACTCCGGGTTGAAGAAATTGCCGGAACTGAGGGTTTTCAGATCATATGCAAACTACATACTGATTGACGTGAGGGGGACAGGTAGGACCGCTGCTGAACTCTCAGAAGAACTCTTAAGGAAGGGTATAATCGTGAGGGACTGCACTTCCTTCGCAGGACTTGATGAATACTGGATACGTGTCAGTGTCGGCACCCTTGAAGAGGATAGAAAGTTCCTTGAGGTCCTGGGTGAACTGGTTCAGTGA
- a CDS encoding gamma carbonic anhydrase family protein translates to MGFRVLEGARIVGDVRIGDGSSVWYNAVLRGDLEPIEIGRCSNIQDNCVVHTSRGYPVRVGDCVSVGHAAVLHGCIVADNVLIGMNSTILNGAVIGENSIVGAGAVVTSGKEFPPGSLIIGTPARAVRELSDEEIESIRDNARRYALLARE, encoded by the coding sequence ATGGGCTTCAGAGTCCTTGAGGGTGCCAGGATAGTGGGGGATGTGAGGATAGGTGATGGTTCCTCTGTATGGTACAATGCCGTCCTGCGGGGCGACCTTGAACCCATCGAGATAGGGCGCTGCTCAAACATCCAGGACAACTGCGTCGTCCATACAAGTCGCGGATACCCTGTCAGGGTTGGTGACTGCGTATCTGTGGGGCACGCCGCGGTCCTCCATGGGTGCATTGTGGCAGATAATGTCCTCATAGGTATGAACTCCACCATCCTCAACGGTGCAGTTATAGGGGAGAACTCCATCGTCGGGGCCGGGGCGGTGGTAACCTCAGGTAAGGAATTTCCCCCTGGAAGCCTGATAATCGGGACTCCTGCAAGGGCTGTGAGAGAACTCAGTGATGAGGAGATAGAGTCAATAAGGGATAATGCCCGGAGGTATGCTCTGCTGGCACGTGAATAA
- the glmU gene encoding bifunctional sugar-1-phosphate nucleotidylyltransferase/acetyltransferase, with the protein MQAVILTAGEGTRMRPLTLTRPKTMLPVAGKPILKYSVDALRDNGVHDIVMITGYHEEAVRSHFGDGSGSGVNITYVRQEERLGTAHAIGQASELIDDEFIVLNGDIITDPGLMGDLIGSYHERKPETLMVLREVPDPTSFGVVKVEGDRVREIIEKPGPDAGAGNLINTGIYVFSPAVFDYIERTPLSSRGEYEITDTIMMQVRDDLPVRAIISDRDWIDVGRPWELLEASERLMKDLEDSVEGDVEDGVTIHGPVAIGEGTIIRSGTYIQGPVYIGRNCDIGPNSYLRAHTCIGDGVSIGNAVEVKNSIIMDGTNINHLSYVGDSVIGMNCNIAAGTNIANLRFDDGPVRMVVKDDVVETGRRKLGAVFGDGVKTGINSSFNPGVKVGKDSCIGAGCVISRDVPSDRLVILRQEHTTIEYR; encoded by the coding sequence ATGCAGGCAGTTATTCTAACAGCAGGTGAGGGGACCAGGATGCGACCCCTCACCCTTACAAGGCCCAAGACAATGCTGCCAGTTGCAGGTAAACCCATACTGAAGTACAGTGTGGATGCCCTCAGGGACAACGGTGTCCATGATATCGTGATGATAACAGGCTATCATGAGGAGGCCGTCAGGTCCCACTTCGGCGACGGATCCGGATCAGGAGTCAATATAACCTACGTAAGGCAGGAGGAACGCCTTGGAACGGCTCATGCCATAGGTCAGGCCTCAGAGCTCATAGACGATGAATTCATTGTACTTAACGGGGACATCATCACGGATCCGGGGCTCATGGGCGACCTGATTGGGTCATACCATGAGAGGAAACCCGAAACACTGATGGTCCTCAGGGAGGTCCCGGACCCCACCTCCTTCGGGGTCGTTAAGGTTGAGGGGGACCGTGTAAGGGAGATCATAGAGAAACCAGGCCCCGATGCAGGGGCAGGGAACCTCATAAACACAGGCATATACGTGTTCAGCCCGGCCGTCTTTGATTATATAGAGAGAACCCCCCTATCCAGCAGGGGAGAATACGAGATAACAGACACCATAATGATGCAGGTGAGGGATGACCTCCCTGTGAGGGCCATAATATCAGACAGGGACTGGATAGATGTTGGCAGGCCATGGGAACTCCTTGAGGCAAGTGAAAGGCTCATGAAGGACCTTGAGGATTCCGTGGAGGGTGATGTGGAGGATGGTGTGACCATACATGGACCGGTTGCCATTGGCGAGGGCACCATTATAAGGTCAGGCACCTACATCCAGGGACCGGTCTACATAGGCAGAAACTGCGATATAGGCCCCAACTCCTACCTCAGGGCCCATACCTGTATAGGGGACGGTGTAAGTATAGGGAACGCCGTCGAAGTCAAGAATTCAATCATAATGGACGGTACAAACATCAACCACCTCAGCTATGTGGGGGATTCCGTTATAGGGATGAACTGTAACATAGCTGCAGGTACCAACATAGCCAATCTGCGATTTGATGATGGCCCCGTCAGGATGGTGGTAAAGGATGATGTCGTGGAAACCGGCCGGAGGAAACTGGGGGCTGTGTTCGGTGATGGTGTCAAGACAGGTATAAACTCAAGTTTCAACCCCGGTGTCAAGGTGGGGAAGGATTCCTGCATAGGTGCCGGCTGTGTGATATCGAGGGATGTGCCCTCAGACAGACTGGTGATACTCAGGCAGGAACACACTACAATTGAGTACAGGTGA
- the glmM gene encoding phosphoglucosamine mutase: protein MKEKKPRLFGTSGIRGRFGEKVTLELAADTGRALATHLGGDGEVVVGYDTRTSSQLLENALIAGIVECGCDVTRLGMVPTPLVGYAASRLGAAAGVMITASHNPAPYNGIKLWNPDGMAYRPSQERVIEAIIHSRDFKRKAWDELGSMTTVDMRDDYVRAVLETVEIKKPLKVVIDSGCGAASHLSPLIFRKAGCRVITLNSQPDGFFPGRDPEPVPENLSELMETVRSTGADLGIAHDGDADRMVAIDDQGRFASFDKLLALMAREIGGKIITTVDASLCVDECLGDRGEVIRTRVGDVHVANTIAEEGARFGGEPSGTWLHPDFCMCPDGILSALRVAELVSARGPLSELLEEVPSYPNIRDKVPCPDEKKDIIMERVAAELSGKFSETSDINTIDGVRISLDDGSWVLVRPSGTEPYIRITLEGKTEEKARYIHERTRDYLENVIG, encoded by the coding sequence ATGAAGGAGAAAAAACCGCGACTCTTCGGTACATCAGGTATAAGGGGCCGCTTCGGAGAGAAGGTCACACTGGAACTTGCAGCTGACACCGGAAGGGCCCTGGCAACCCACCTCGGTGGTGATGGGGAGGTTGTTGTGGGCTACGATACAAGGACATCCAGCCAGCTTCTGGAGAATGCCCTGATCGCCGGGATAGTAGAATGTGGCTGTGATGTTACACGCCTTGGAATGGTCCCCACACCCCTTGTGGGTTACGCAGCATCCCGTCTGGGTGCAGCTGCTGGTGTGATGATAACCGCATCCCATAACCCCGCCCCCTACAACGGGATAAAGCTCTGGAACCCTGACGGGATGGCCTACAGACCATCACAGGAGAGGGTCATAGAGGCCATAATACACAGCAGAGACTTCAAAAGGAAGGCCTGGGATGAACTGGGGTCCATGACCACAGTTGATATGAGGGATGACTATGTCAGGGCGGTACTCGAAACCGTGGAGATTAAAAAACCCCTCAAGGTCGTCATTGACTCCGGGTGCGGCGCAGCATCCCACCTGTCTCCCCTCATATTCAGGAAGGCCGGCTGCAGGGTCATAACCCTTAACTCTCAGCCTGATGGTTTCTTCCCGGGGCGTGACCCTGAACCGGTCCCTGAGAACCTCTCGGAGCTGATGGAGACTGTGAGGTCAACCGGGGCTGATCTGGGCATAGCCCACGATGGTGACGCAGACCGGATGGTTGCAATCGACGACCAGGGACGATTCGCAAGCTTCGATAAGCTCCTGGCCCTCATGGCAAGGGAGATTGGAGGTAAGATAATAACAACCGTTGATGCGTCCCTCTGTGTTGATGAATGCCTGGGGGACCGGGGCGAGGTCATAAGGACCCGTGTGGGTGATGTGCATGTGGCCAACACCATTGCAGAGGAGGGGGCCAGGTTCGGAGGTGAGCCCTCAGGTACCTGGCTGCACCCTGATTTCTGCATGTGCCCCGACGGGATACTCTCAGCCCTCAGGGTGGCGGAACTTGTATCAGCAAGGGGGCCCCTCTCAGAGCTGCTTGAGGAGGTGCCATCCTACCCCAACATAAGGGACAAGGTCCCGTGCCCCGACGAGAAGAAGGATATCATAATGGAGAGGGTGGCTGCTGAGCTCAGTGGCAAGTTCAGCGAGACATCAGACATTAACACCATCGACGGCGTCAGGATATCCCTGGATGATGGGAGCTGGGTTCTTGTGAGGCCATCAGGGACAGAGCCCTACATCAGGATCACCCTGGAGGGAAAGACAGAGGAGAAGGCCAGGTATATACATGAAAGGACCCGTGATTACCTTGAAAATGTGATAGGGTGA
- a CDS encoding 2,3-bisphosphoglycerate-independent phosphoglycerate mutase, which produces MKGVIMIIDGMADRPLEKLSGRTPLEAASTPNMDRIAESGINGIMDPIKPGVRAGSDTSHLSILGYDPYRVYTGRGPFEAAGVGLDVKPGDIAFRCNFATADEDMIITDRRAGRIRSGTSSIARTINSMTIEGFEDVEIIFRESTGHRAVLVLRGPGLGDKVSDADPKVEGKPPKKIKALDGSPESLKTAEVLNRIVKESYEILRDHPVNTGRIERGEAPANIILPRGAGAVPRVEKFQERYGLKAACIAETGLIKGIGHLTGMDVIDVEGATGGIDTDLESIKNAIYSAIAADYEFLLINIDGADEAGHDGDLEGKVRFIERVDSILGDLMGDDIYFILTADHSTPVSVMDHTGDPVPIAITGPEVRVDDVTSFSERAAAAGGLCRIRGSDVMDILLDLMNKKEKFGA; this is translated from the coding sequence ATGAAAGGGGTAATAATGATAATAGACGGGATGGCTGACCGCCCGCTTGAGAAACTCTCAGGCAGAACACCTCTCGAGGCCGCCAGCACCCCCAATATGGACAGGATAGCAGAGTCAGGTATTAACGGTATAATGGACCCCATAAAACCCGGTGTGAGGGCAGGGAGCGACACATCGCACCTTTCAATCCTCGGATATGATCCATACAGGGTTTACACCGGAAGGGGACCCTTTGAGGCCGCTGGTGTTGGTCTTGACGTGAAACCAGGGGACATCGCATTCAGGTGCAACTTCGCGACTGCAGACGAGGATATGATAATAACAGACAGGAGGGCCGGACGTATAAGGTCAGGGACCTCAAGTATAGCCCGGACGATAAATTCAATGACCATTGAGGGCTTTGAGGATGTTGAAATAATATTCAGGGAATCAACAGGTCACAGGGCAGTCCTTGTACTGAGGGGACCCGGACTCGGGGATAAGGTCTCAGATGCAGACCCCAAGGTGGAGGGAAAACCTCCGAAGAAGATAAAGGCACTTGATGGATCCCCTGAATCCCTGAAGACAGCTGAGGTTCTCAACAGGATCGTTAAGGAATCCTATGAAATCCTGAGGGACCACCCGGTCAACACCGGGAGGATCGAAAGGGGTGAGGCCCCTGCAAACATAATACTCCCACGGGGGGCGGGTGCCGTTCCACGTGTTGAGAAATTCCAGGAACGCTACGGTCTGAAGGCGGCGTGCATAGCCGAAACAGGACTAATAAAGGGCATAGGGCACCTCACAGGCATGGATGTGATAGACGTTGAGGGGGCCACCGGGGGAATAGACACAGACCTTGAGAGCATAAAGAACGCCATATACAGTGCAATTGCCGCTGATTACGAGTTCCTCCTCATAAACATCGATGGTGCTGATGAGGCTGGACACGACGGCGACCTCGAGGGGAAGGTCCGTTTCATTGAGAGGGTCGACTCCATCCTCGGGGACCTGATGGGGGATGATATCTACTTCATACTAACGGCGGACCACTCAACACCTGTATCTGTCATGGACCACACAGGTGACCCTGTGCCCATCGCCATAACCGGGCCGGAGGTCCGTGTTGATGATGTCACATCCTTCAGTGAGAGGGCTGCCGCGGCTGGTGGTCTCTGCCGGATAAGGGGATCCGATGTCATGGACATACTCCTTGACCTCATGAACAAAAAGGAAAAATTCGGGGCTTAA
- a CDS encoding TIGR00297 family protein, with protein sequence MIDLNIGYVLLCVFIGFLTYYRGALDVWGSLFMILMGLLIILSAGFNWLLLIFIFLVLGLLSTKYRHEYKKELGVFEGTRSAKNVISNGIVPFIMAAFGYYDGFVGGFIGSVATATADTMASEIGVLQTPRLITTLKRVEPGTDGGISSLGTAAGIAGAGIIGLSAFLLGVCPDPIKSMKVAVIAGTVGCFMDSLLGAVLERRKYLTNEHVNLLATVTGAVIGIILG encoded by the coding sequence ATGATAGACCTCAACATTGGATACGTACTCCTGTGCGTATTCATTGGATTCTTAACCTACTATAGAGGTGCCCTCGATGTATGGGGGTCCCTTTTCATGATCCTTATGGGTCTTCTCATAATATTATCCGCCGGTTTTAACTGGCTCCTTCTTATTTTTATTTTCCTCGTTCTTGGCCTCCTATCAACAAAGTACAGACATGAATACAAGAAGGAGCTTGGTGTCTTTGAGGGAACCAGAAGCGCCAAGAACGTTATATCGAATGGGATAGTGCCCTTCATAATGGCTGCCTTTGGATACTATGACGGTTTTGTTGGGGGCTTCATAGGATCCGTTGCAACCGCCACCGCCGATACCATGGCGAGTGAGATCGGAGTTCTGCAGACACCGCGACTCATAACAACACTTAAGAGGGTGGAACCCGGGACCGATGGAGGCATATCATCCCTTGGAACCGCTGCCGGTATAGCGGGAGCCGGTATAATTGGTTTATCAGCATTTTTACTTGGTGTATGCCCTGATCCCATCAAATCAATGAAGGTGGCTGTGATTGCAGGGACTGTGGGTTGCTTCATGGACAGTCTTCTGGGTGCAGTCCTTGAAAGAAGGAAGTACCTCACCAATGAACATGTGAACCTCCTTGCAACAGTTACAGGGGCAGTTATAGGAATTATTTTAGGATAG
- a CDS encoding 30S ribosomal protein S3ae — translation MAKARRRRVRDTWKEKKWYVIKSPKLFGENEIGTTPSRDPDFLLKRRVEATMRELTGDFSKQYVKLKFQIDSVAGSEATTRFIGHQVTTDYVRSMIRRGTSRVDAPVIVETKDGYKLKVHPLAITIRRAKSSQQKYMRQSIEEHLREIASEKTFEELVEGIVTGKIASEIYHQAKKIYPLKRVEIIKSRVLEEPA, via the coding sequence ATGGCAAAGGCTCGAAGAAGGAGAGTACGTGATACATGGAAAGAAAAGAAATGGTATGTGATAAAAAGTCCTAAACTGTTTGGAGAAAACGAGATAGGAACAACACCCTCAAGGGACCCTGACTTCCTCCTCAAGAGGAGGGTTGAAGCCACCATGAGGGAACTGACCGGAGACTTCTCAAAGCAGTACGTTAAGCTGAAGTTCCAGATAGACAGCGTCGCCGGCAGTGAGGCCACAACCAGGTTCATAGGCCACCAGGTCACGACGGACTACGTCAGGAGCATGATAAGGAGGGGTACGAGCAGGGTCGATGCCCCGGTTATAGTTGAAACAAAGGATGGTTACAAACTTAAGGTCCATCCCCTGGCCATAACAATCCGGAGGGCGAAGTCCTCACAGCAGAAGTACATGAGGCAGAGCATAGAGGAACACCTCAGGGAAATCGCCTCAGAGAAGACCTTTGAGGAACTCGTGGAGGGTATTGTAACAGGAAAAATAGCCTCAGAAATATACCACCAGGCCAAGAAGATCTACCCCCTCAAGAGGGTTGAAATAATAAAGAGCAGGGTTCTGGAGGAACCAGCCTAA
- a CDS encoding NifB/NifX family molybdenum-iron cluster-binding protein: MRIALASSSGEEVDLHFGRASQFLVYEYSGGKPRFLEKRTVEISETGKHQWMKALDAIRDCDVVIAVQAGLRGKVGIEDAGIKFVADEGPVEEVLERWIRHTEFMKSV; the protein is encoded by the coding sequence ATGAGGATAGCACTGGCCTCCTCCAGTGGGGAGGAGGTTGACCTCCATTTCGGGAGGGCCTCCCAGTTCCTTGTGTATGAATACAGTGGGGGTAAACCAAGATTTCTTGAGAAGCGGACCGTTGAAATCTCTGAAACCGGGAAACATCAGTGGATGAAAGCCCTTGATGCCATCAGAGACTGTGATGTTGTAATAGCTGTCCAGGCCGGCCTCAGGGGTAAGGTCGGGATTGAGGATGCCGGTATAAAATTCGTGGCCGATGAGGGCCCGGTTGAGGAAGTGCTTGAAAGGTGGATCAGGCACACCGAATTCATGAAGTCAGTGTAA
- a CDS encoding flavodoxin family protein, with translation MKVLMISASPRKKSNTMMVLEHCRDAIESHGVETDIISLRGMKIESCRACLSCAKKHRCRIDDGLNDIIDRIRDSEGFIVATPVYFGTARGDLMAALQRIGMVSRASDGFLSWKVGGPIAVARRGGHTATIQELLMFYFINDMIVPGSTYWNMVFGWAPGEVEDDSEGIETIRRFGENVAELIKRINGGS, from the coding sequence ATGAAGGTTTTAATGATATCTGCAAGCCCGAGAAAGAAGAGCAACACCATGATGGTCCTTGAGCACTGCAGGGATGCTATAGAGAGCCATGGTGTTGAAACAGATATAATATCACTCCGTGGGATGAAAATCGAATCCTGCAGGGCCTGTCTGAGCTGTGCGAAGAAGCACCGCTGCAGGATAGATGACGGCCTCAACGATATAATCGACAGGATACGTGACTCCGAGGGCTTCATAGTTGCAACCCCTGTCTACTTTGGAACCGCCAGGGGCGACCTGATGGCGGCGCTGCAGCGGATCGGGATGGTTTCAAGGGCCTCAGACGGATTCCTGAGCTGGAAGGTCGGTGGCCCCATTGCGGTTGCAAGGCGCGGAGGCCACACCGCGACCATACAGGAGCTCCTGATGTTCTACTTCATAAACGACATGATAGTACCGGGTTCAACCTACTGGAACATGGTATTTGGATGGGCCCCCGGCGAGGTTGAAGATGACAGTGAGGGAATTGAGACCATAAGACGTTTCGGAGAAAACGTGGCTGAGCTTATAAAAAGGATAAATGGCGGTTCTTAA
- the mtnP gene encoding S-methyl-5'-thioadenosine phosphorylase has product MIGIIGGTGIYEMAEYGRLERRESLITPYGKTPEISVFKLHGRRVAFIPRHSPGHDKPPHMVNYRANIWALKELGVRQIIATNAVGSLKRSIGPGDFVVPHDFLDFTRSRPSTFYDEKTVHVDMTEPYCRNIRSALSGSSGVVDGGVYVCTEGPRFETPSEIRMFQTLGGTVVGMTGLPEAVLARELEMCYASICLVSNYAASISPSKLTIDEVFEIMDEKKNDLIDIIDAAIRDLKTEQSCPCQHALRGADVNNHEEELYEGFNDICKPEKEEQHHDGP; this is encoded by the coding sequence ATGATAGGGATCATTGGAGGTACCGGCATATATGAGATGGCTGAATACGGGAGGCTGGAGAGAAGGGAGTCCCTCATCACCCCCTACGGCAAAACACCTGAAATATCCGTATTCAAACTCCACGGGCGGAGGGTCGCCTTCATACCAAGGCACTCACCGGGCCATGATAAACCCCCGCACATGGTAAACTACCGGGCGAACATATGGGCCCTCAAAGAGCTGGGGGTCAGACAGATAATAGCAACAAATGCTGTGGGGTCTCTTAAAAGGTCCATAGGACCCGGGGACTTTGTTGTGCCCCATGACTTCCTCGACTTCACAAGGTCCCGTCCATCAACCTTCTATGATGAGAAAACAGTGCATGTAGACATGACAGAGCCCTACTGCAGGAATATACGTTCCGCCCTCAGCGGATCATCAGGTGTGGTTGATGGGGGGGTGTACGTGTGCACTGAGGGCCCCAGGTTTGAAACACCCTCAGAGATAAGGATGTTCCAGACCCTTGGGGGCACCGTGGTTGGCATGACAGGACTGCCAGAGGCCGTCCTTGCAAGGGAGCTTGAGATGTGCTATGCAAGCATATGCCTCGTATCCAACTATGCGGCGTCCATTTCACCCAGCAAGCTCACCATAGATGAGGTCTTCGAGATTATGGATGAGAAGAAGAATGATCTCATAGACATCATTGATGCTGCAATCAGGGACCTCAAAACAGAGCAATCATGTCCATGTCAGCATGCACTCAGAGGTGCCGACGTTAATAATCATGAGGAGGAATTATATGAAGGTTTTAATGATATCTGCAAGCCCGAGAAAGAAGAGCAACACCATGATGGTCCTTGA